CACAGGCTTGTCATCACCTGTGACTGGCATTGCTGATGGTGTCTCTGTGCTGAACAATGAGGAGGCTGTGGGAGATTTGGTTTCTTGGGCTGAGACCTCACTTGTCTGTGCTCCTGAGATGTCCTTCTCTACTGTTGTAGAGCTAGACCTGGGTGAAGCTGATAACGTCTCAGTCTCACTTGTGGATGGAGTCTCTTTAGTTTCAGGGGACATAGACGTTGGTCTCTCAGTACTGTAAAGAGATGAAGCAGCTGTGACTGCTGATTTGGGAGAACCACTGGTGTCAGTTGCAAGTGATGATGTAACAGATGGGGACCCAGTGCTGGAAAATGAGGAGGCAGTGGTTGCTGAAAGATGGGAGTCATCAGTGAAATCGGTTGTGCCGTCCCCTGAACTCTCAATAAAGATGGTCGAAAGCAGGGATGTTCCGTCAGGTGTTATCATTGATTCTCTGAAGGACGGACTGGACTGCACTGTTGTGGTTTCACCACTTGTACTCCTCTCACTTTCCTCTGAAACTGAAGTCAATGGTACAGAAGatattgttgttgttgcctctgtgctATATGGTGAAGATGTAGCTGTGGCCTGGGAGGTCATGGTGAACATTGTTGAAGCTTGGTCACCTGAAACATCCTCATCTGTCAGACTCAAAACAGTGCCAAACACTGGTGTCCCTGAAAAAGGTGTTACTGAGGGACTCTCAGTTTCACCTGTCACAGTCCTGTCGTCACCTGTGACTGGCATTGCTGATGGTGTCTCTGTGCTAAACAATGAGGAGGCTGTGGGAGATTTGGTTTCTTGGGCTGAGACCTCACTTGTCTGTGCTCCTGAGCTGTCCTCCTCTACTGTTGTAGAGGTAGACCTTGGTGAAGCTGATAATGTCTCAGTCTCACTTGTGGATGGAGTCTCTTTAGTTTCAAGGGACATAGAAGTCGGTCTCTCAGTACTGTACAGAGATGAAGCAGCTGTGACTGCTGATTTTGGAGAACCACTTGTGTCAGTTGCAAGTGATGATGTAACATGTGGAGACACAGTGCTGGAAAATGAGGAGGCAGTGAATGCTGAAAGATGGGAGTCATCAGTGAAATCGGTTGTGCCATCCCCTGAGCTCTCAACAAACATCGTTGAAAGCAGGGATGTTCCGTCAGGTGTTATTGTTGATTCACTGAAGGAAGGACTGGACTGCACTGTTGTGGTTTCACCACTTGTACTCCTCTCACGTTCCTTTGAAATTGAAGATGATGTTACagaagatgttgttgttgtctctgtgcTATATGGTGAAGATGGAGCTGTGGCCTGGGAGGTCATGGTGAACATTGTTGAAGCTTGGTCACCTGAAACATCCTCATCTGTCGAACCCACTACAGTGCCAACCACTGGTGTCCTTGAAAATGGTGTTACTGAGGGACTCTCTGTTCCACCTGTCACAGTCCTGTCATCACCTGTGACTGGCATTGCTGATGGTGTCTCTGTGCTGAACAATGAGGAGGCTGTGGGAGTTTTGGATGTTTGGGCTGAGACCTCACTTGTTTGTGCTCCTGAGCTGTCCTCCTCTGTTGTTGTAGAGCTAGACCTCGGTGAAGCTGATAACGTCTCAGTCTCACTTGTGGATGGAGTCTCTTTGGTTTCAGGGTACACTGAAGTTGGTCTCTCAGTACTGTACAGAGATGAAGCAGCTGTGACTGCTGATTTGAGAGAACCACTTGTGTCAGTTTCAAGTGATGATGTAACAGATGGAGACACAGTGCTGGAAAATGAGGAGGCAGTGGTTGCTGAAAGATGGGACTCATCAGTGAAATCGGTTGTGCCATCCCCTGAACTCTCAATAAAGATGGTTGAAAGCAGGGCTGTTCCATCAGGTGTTATTGTTGATTCACTGAAGGAAGGACTGGACTGCACTGTTGTGGTTTCACCACTTGTACTCGTCTCTCGTTCCTCTGAAATTGAAGTTGATGTTACAGAAgattttgttgttgtctctgtgcTATATGGTGAAGATTTAGCTGTGGCCTGGGAGGTCATGGTGAACATTGTTGAAGCTTGGTCACCTGAAACATCCTCATCTGTCGAACTCACTACAGTGCCAACCACTGGTGTCTCTGAAAAAGGTGTTACTGAGGGATGCTGTGTTCCACCTGTCACAGTCCTGTCGTCACCTGTGACTGGCATAGCTGATGGTGTCTCTGTGCTGAATAATGAGGAGGCCGTGGAAGATTTGGTTTCTTGGACTGAGACCTCACTTGTCTGCGCTCCTGAGATGTCCTCCTCTGTTGTTGTAGAGCTAGAGCTTGGTGTAGCTGATAACGTCTCAGTCTCACTTGTGGATGGAGTCTCTTTGGTTTCAGGGGACATTGAAGGTGGTCTCTCAGTACTGTACAGAGATGAAGCAGATGTGACAGCTGTTTTGGGAGAACCACTTGTGTCAGTTTCAAGTGATGATGTAACATGTGGAGACACAGTGCTGGAAAATGAGGAGGCAGTGGTTGCTGAAAGATGGGAGTCATCAGTGAAATCGGTTGTGCCATCCCCTGAGCTCTCAACAAACGTGGTTGAAAGCAGTGATGTTCCGTCAGGTGCTACCGTTGATTCACTGAAGGAAGGACTGGACTGCACTGTTGTGGTTTCACCACTTGTACTCTTCTCACTTTCCTGTGAAACTGAAGATGATGTTACagaagatgttgttgttgtctctgtgcTATATGGTGAAGATGTAGCTGTGGCCTGGGAGGTCATGGTGAACATTGTTGAAGCTTGGTCACCTGAAACATCCTCATCTGTCGAACTCACTACAGTGCCAACCACTGGTGTCTCTGAAAAAGGTGTTACTGAAGAACTCTCTGTTCCACCTGTCACAGTCTTGTCATCACCTGTGACTGGCATTGCTGATGGTGTCTCTGTGCTGAATAATGAGGATGCTGCAGGAGATTTGGTTTCTTGGGCTGAGACCTTACTTGTCTGTGCTCCTGAGCTGTCCTCCTCTTCTGTTGTAGAGCTAGACCTTGGTGAAGCTGTTAACGTCTCAGTCTCACTTGTGGATGGAGTCTCTTTAATTTCAGGTGACATTGAAGTTGGTCTCTCAGTACTGTACAGAGATGAAGCAGCTGTGACAGCTGGTTTTGGAGAATCACTTGTGTCAGTTTCAAGGAATGATGTAACATGTGGAGACACAGTGCTGGAAAATGAGGAGGCAGTGGTTGCTGGAATAAGGGACTCATCAGTGAAATCGGTTGTGCCGTCCCCTGAACTCTCAATAAAGGTGGTTGAAAGCAAGGATGTTACTTCAGGTGTTATTGTTGATTCACTGAAGGAAGGACTGGACTGCACTGTTGTGGTTTCACCACTTGTACTCGTCTCATGTTCCTCTGAAACTGAAGACAATGTTACAGAAGatattgttgttgttgccaCTGTGCTATATGGTGAAGATGTAGCTGTGGCCTGGGAGGTCATGGTGAACATTGTTGAAGCTTGGTCACCTGAAACATCCTCATCTGTTGGACTCACTACAGTGCCAACCACTGGTGTCCCTGAAAAAGGTGTTACAGAAGAACTCTCTGTTCCACCTGTCACAGGCTTGTCGTCACCTGTGACTGGCATTGCTGATGGTGTCTCTGTGCTGAATAATGAGGAGGCTGTGGAAGATTTGGTTTCTTGGACTGAGACCTCACTTGTCTGCGCTCCTGAGATGTCCTCCTCTGTTGTTGTAGAGCTAGAGCTTGGAGTAGCTGATAACGTCTCAGTCTCACTCGTGGAACGAGTCTGGTCACTATCAGGTGACACTGAAGTTGGTCTCTCAGTACTGTACAGAGATGAAGCAGCTGTGACAAATGTTTTGGTTGAACCACTTGTGTCAGTTGCAAGTGATGATGTGACATGTGGAGACACAGTGCTGGAAAATGAGGAGGCAGTGGTTGCTGGAATAAGGGACTCATCAGTGAAATCGGTTGTGCCGTCCCCTGAACTCTCAATAAAGGTGGTTGAAAGCAGGGATGTTCCGTCAGGTGTTATTGTTGATTCACTGAAGGAAGGACTGGACTGCACTCTTGTGGTTTCACCACTTGTACTCTTCTCACTTTCCTCTGAAACTGAAGATGATGTTACAGAAGATgttgttgttgcctctgtgctATATGGTGAAGATGGAGCTGTGGCCTGGGAGGTCATGGTGAACATTGTTGAAGCTTGGTCACCTGAAACATCCTCATCTGTTGGACTCATTACAGTGCCAAACACTGGTGTCCCTGAAAAAGGTGTTACCGAGGGACTCTCTGTTTCACCTATCACAGTCCTGTCATCACCTGTGACTGGCATTGCTGATGGTGTCTCTGTGCTGAACAATGAGGAGGCTGTGGGAGATTTGGTTTCTTGGACTGAGACCTCACTTGTCTGTGCTCCTGAGATGTCCTCCTCTGTTGTTGTAGAGCTAGAGCTTGGAGTAGCTGATAACGTCTCAGTCTCACTTGTGGAACGAGTCTGGTCACTATCAGGTGACATAGAAGTCGGTCTCTCAGTACTGTACAGAGATGAAGCAGCTGTGACAAATGTTTTGGTTGAACCACTTGTGTCAGTTGCAAGTGATGATGTAACATGTGGAGACACAGTGCTGGAAAATGAGGAGGCAGTGGTTGCTGAAAGATGGGAGTCATCAGTGAAATTGGTTGTGCCATCCCCTGAGCTCTCAACAAACGTGGTTGAGAGCAGTGATGTTCCGTCAGGTGCTACCGTTGATTCACTGAAGGAAGGACTGGACTGCACTGTTGTGGTTTCACCACTTGTACTCTTCTCACTTTCCTGTGAAACTGAAGATGATGTTACAGAAGATgttgttgttgcctctgtgctATATGGTGAAGATGTAGCTGTGGCCTGGGAGGTCATGGTGAACATTGTTAAAGCTTGGTCACCTGAAACATCCTCATCTGTCGAACTCACTACAGTGCCAACCACTGGTGTCTCTGAAAAAGGTGTTACTGAAGAACTCTCTGTTCCACCTGTCACAGTCTTGTCATCACCTGTGACTGGCATTGCTGATGGTGTCTCTGTGCTGAATAATGAGGATGCTGCAGGAGATTTGGTTTCTTGGGCTGAGACCTTACTTGTCTGTGCTCCTGAGCTGTCCTCCTCTTCTGTTGTAGAGCTAGACCTTGGTGAAGCTGTTAACGTCTCAGTCTCACTTGTGGATGGAGTCTCTTTAATTTCAGGTGACATTGAAGTTGGTCTCTCAGTACTGTACAGAGATGAAGCAGCTGTGACAGCTGGTTTTGGAGAATCACTTGTGTCAGTTTCAAGGAATGATGTAACATGTGGAGACACAGTGCTGGAAAATGAGGAGGCAGTGGTTGCTGGAATAAGGGACTCATCAGTGAAATCGGTTGTGCCGTCCCCTGAACTCTCAATAAAGGTGGTTGAAAGCAGGGATGTTCCGTCAGGTGTTATTGTTGATTCACTGAAGGAAGGACTGGACTGCACTGTTGTGGTTTCACCACTTGTACTCGTCTCACTTTCCTCTGAAACTGAAGACAATGTTACAGAAGatattgttgttgttgccaCTGTGCTATATGGTGAAGATGTAGCTGTGGCCTGGGAGGTCATGGTGAACATTGTTGAAGCTTGGTCACCTGAAACATCCTCATCTGTTGGACTCACTACAGTGCCAACCACTGGTGTCCCTGAAAAAGGTGTTACTGAAGAACTCTCTGTTCCACCTGTCACAGGCTTGTCGTCACCTGTGACTGGCATTGCTGATGGTGTCTCTGTGCTGAATAATGAGGAGGCTGTGGAAGATTTGGTTTCTTGGACTGAGACCTCACTTGTCTGCGCTCCTGAGATGTCCTCCTCTGTTGTTGTAGAGCTAGAGCTTGGAGTAGCTGATAACGTCTCAGTCTCACTTGTGGATGGAGTCTGGTCACTATCAGGTGACATAGAAGTTGGTCTCTCAGTACTGTACAGAGATGAAGCAGCTGTGACAAATGTTTTGGAGAATCACTTGTGTCAGTTTCAAGTGATGATGTAACATGTGGAGACACAGTGCTGGAAAATGAGGAGGCAGTGGTTGCTGGAATAGATGGGAGTCATCAGTGAAATCAGTTTGTGCCATCCCTGAGCTCTCAACAAACGTGGTTGAAAGCAGTGATGTTCCGTCAGGTGCTACCGTTGATTCACTGAAGGAAGGACTGGACTGCACTGTTGTGGTTTCACCACTTGTACTCGTCTCATGTTCCTCTGAAACTGAAGAAAATGTTACAGAAGatattgttgttgttgcctctgtgcgATATGGTGAAGATGTAGCTGTGGGCTGGGAGGTCATGGTGTACATTGTTGAAGCTTGGTCACCTGAAACATCCTCATCTGTCGACTCACTACAGTGCCAACCACTGGTGTCTCTGAAAAGGTGTTACTGAAGAACTCTCTGTTCCACCTGTCACAGGCTTGTCGTCACCTGTGACTGGCATGGCTGATGGTGTCTCTGTGCTGAATAATGAGGATGCTGCAGGAGATTTGGTTTCTTGGGCTGAGACCTTACTTGTCTGTGCTCCTGAGCTGTCCTCCTCTTCTGTTGTAGATCTAGACCGTGGTGAAGCTGATAACGTCTCAGTCTCACTTGTGGATGGAGTCTCTTTAATTTCAGGTGACATTGAAGTTGGTCTCTCAGTACTGTACAGAGATGAAGCAGCTGTGACAGCTGGTTTTGGAGAATCACTTGTGTCAGTTTCAAGGAATGATGTAACATGTGGAGACACAGTGCTGGAAAATGAGGAGGCAGTGGTTGCTGGAATAAGGGACTCATCAGTGAAATCGGTTGTGCCGTCCCCTGAACTCTCAATAAAGGTGGTTGAAAGCAGGGATGTTCCGTCAGGTGTTATTGTTGATTCACTGAAGGAAGGACTGGACTGCACTGTTGTGGTTTCACCACTTGTACTCGTCTCACTTTCCTCTGAAACTGAAGACAATGTTACAGAAGatattgttgttgttgccaCTGTGCTATATGGTGAAGATGTAGCTGTGGCCTGGGAGGTCATGGTGAACATTGTTGAAGCTTGGTCACCTGAAACATCCTCATCTGTTGGACTCACTACAGTGCCAACCACTGGTGTCCCTGAAAAAGGTGTTACTGAAGAACTCTCTGTTCCACCTGTCACAGGCTTGTCGTCACCTGTGACTGGCATTGCTGATGGTGTCTCTGTGCTGAATAATGAGGAGGCTGTGGAAGATTTGGTTTCTTGGACTGAGACCTCACTTGTCTGCGCTCCTGAGATGTCCTCCTCTGTTGTTGTAGAGCTAGAGCTTGGAGTAGCTGATAACGTCTCAGTCTCACTTGTGGAACGAGTCTGGTCACTATCAGGTGACATAGAAGTCGGTCTCTCAGTACTGTACAGAGATGAAGCAGCTGTGACAAATGTTTTGGTTGAACCACTTGTGTCAGTTGCAAGTGATGATGTAACATGTGGAGACACAGTGCTGGAAAATGAGGAGGCAGTGGTTGCTGGAATAAGGGACTCATCAGTGAAATCGGTTGTGCCGTCCCCTGAACTCTCAATAAAGGTGGTTGAAAGCAGGGATGTTCCGTCAGGTGTTATTGTTGATTCACTGAAGGAAGGACTGGACTGCACTCTTGTGGTTTCACCACTTGTACTCTTCTCACTTTCCTCTGAAACTGAAGATGATGTTACAGAAGATgttgttgttgcctctgtgctATATGGTGAAGATGGAGCTGTGGCCTGGGAGGTCATTGTGAACATTGTTGAAGCTTGGTCACCTGAAACATCCTCATCTGTTGGACTCATTACAGTGCCAAACACTGGTGTCCCTGAAAAAGGTGTTACCAAGGGACTCTCTGTTTCACCTATCACAGTCCTGTCATCACCTTTGACTGGCATTGCTGATGGTGTCTCTGTGCTGAATAATGAGGAGGCTGTGGGAGATTTGGTTTCTTGGACTGAGACCTCACTTGTCTGTGCTCCTGAGCTGTCCTCCTCTGTTGTTGTAGAGCTAGAGCTTGGAGTAGCTGATAACGTCTCAGTCTCACTTGTGGATGGAGTCTGGTCACTATCAGGTGACATAGAAGTCGGTCTCTCAGTACTGTACAGAGATGAAGCAGCTGTGACAGCTGTTTTGGGGAGAACCACTTGTGTCAGTTGCAAGTGATGATGTAACATGTGGAGACACAGTGCTGGAAAATGAGGAGGCAGTGGTTGCTGGAATAAGGGACTCATCAGTGAAATCGGTTGTGCCGTCCCCTGAACTCTCAATAAAGGTGGTTGAAAGCAGGGGTGTTCCGTCAGGTGTTATTGTTGATTCACTGAAGGAAGGACTGGACTGCACTCTTGTGGTTTCACCACTTGTACTCTTCTCACTTTCCTCTGAAACTGAAGATGATGTTACAGAAGATgttgttgttgcctctgtgctATATGGTGAAGATGGAGCTGTGGCCTGGGAGGTCATTGTGAACATTGTTGAAGCTTGGTCACCTGAAACATCCTCATCTGTTGGACTCATTACAGTGCCAAACACTGGTGTCCCTGAAAAAGGTGTTACCAAGGGACTCTCTGTTTCACCTATCACAGTCCTGTCATCACCTTTGACTGGCATTGCTGATGGTGTCTCTGTGCTGAATAATGAGGAGGCTGTGGGAGATTTGGTTTCTTGGACTGAGACCTCACTTGTCTGTGCTCCTGAGATGTCCTCCTCTGTTGTTGTAGAGCTAGAGCTTGGAGTAGCTGATAACGTCTCAGTCTCACTTGTGGAACGAGTCTGGTCACTATCAGGTGACATAGAAGTCGGTCTCTCAGTACTGTACAGAGATGAAGCAGCTGTGACAAATGTTTTGGTTGAACCACTTGTGTCAGTTGCAAGTGATGATGTAACATGTGGAGACACAGTGCTGGAAAATGAGGAGGCAGTGGTTGCTGGAATAAGGGACTCATCAGTGAAATCGGTTGTGCCGTCCCCTGAACTCTCAATAAAGGTGGTTGAAAGCAGGGGTGTTCCGTCAGGTGTTATTGTTGATTCACTGAAGGAAGGACTGGACTGCACTGTTGTGGTTTCACCACTTGTACTCCTCTCACTTTCCTCTGAAACTGAAGTCAATGGTACAGAAGatattgttgttgttgcctctgtgctATATGGTGAAGATGGAGCTGTGGCCTGGGAGGTCATGGTGAACATTGTTGAAGCTTGGTCACCTGAAACATCCTCATCTGTTGGACTCACAACAGTGCCAACCACTGGTGTCCCTGAAAAAGGTGTTACTGAGGGATGCTCTGTTCCACCTGTCACAGTCCTGTCATCACCTGTGACTGGCATTGCTGATGGTGTCTCTGTGCTGAACAATGAGGGGGCTGTAGGAGATTCTGTTTCTTGGGCTGAGACCTCACTTGTCTGTGCTCCTGAGCTGTCCTCCTTTACTGTTGTAGAGCTAGACCTTGGTGAAGCTGATAACGTCTCAGTCTCACTTGTGGATGGAGTCTGGTCGGTATCAGGTGACATAGAAGTCGGTCTCTCAGTACTGTACAGAGATGAAGCAGCTGTGACAGCTGTTTTGGGAGAACCTCTTGTGTCAGTTGCAAGTGATGATGTAACAGATAGGGACCCAGTGCTGGAAAATGAGGAGGCAGTGGATGCTGAAAGATGGGAGTCATCAGTGAAATCAGTTGTGCCATCCCCTGAACTCTCAATAAAGATGGTTGAAAGCAGGGCTGTTCCATCAGGTGTTATTGTTGATTCACTGAAGGAAGGACTGGAATGCACTCTTGTGGTTTCACCACTTGTACTCTTCTCACTTTCCTCTGAAACTGAAGATGATGTTACAGAAGATgttgttgttgcctctgtgctATATGGTAAAGATGTAGCTGTGGCCTGGGAGGTCATGGTGAACATTGTTGAAGCTTGGTCACCTGAAACATCCTCATCTGTTGGACTCACAACAGTGCCAACCACTGGTGTCCCTGAAAAAGGTGTTACTGAGGGATGCTCTGTTCCACCTGTCACAGTCCTGTCGTCACCTGTGACTGGCATTGCTGATGGTGTCTCTGTGCTGAACAATGAGGGGGCTGTGGGAGATTCTGTTTCTTGGGCTGAGACCTCACTTGTCTGTGCTCCTGAGATGTCCTCCACTGTTGTTGTAGAGCTAGACATTGGTGAAGCTGATAACATCTCAGTCTCACTTGTGGAACGAGTCTGGTCGGTATCAGGTGATATTGAAGTTGGTCTCTCAGTACTGTACAGAGATGAAGCAGCTGTGACAGCTGTTTTGGGAGAACCTCTTGTGTCAGTTGCAAGTGATGATGTAACAGATAGGGACCCAGTGCTGGAAAATGAGGAGGCAGTGGATGCTGAAAGATGGGAGTCATCAGTGAAATCAGTTGTGCCATCCCCTGAACTCTCAATAAAGATGGTTGAAAGCAGGGCTGTTCCATCAGGTGTTATTGTTGATTCACTGAAGGAAGGACTGGAATGCACTCTTGTGGTTTCACCACTTGTACTCTTCTCACTTTCCTCTGAAACTGAAGATGATGTTACAGAAGATgttgttgttgcctctgtgctATATGGTGAAGATTTAGCTGTGGCCTGGGAGGTCATGGTGAACATTGTTGAAGCTTGGTCACCTGAAACATCCTCATCTGTCGAACTCACTACAGTGCCAACCACTGGTGTCCCTGAAAAAGGTGTTACTGAGGGACCCTCTGTTCCACCTTTCACAGTCCTGTCAACACCTGTGACTGGCATTGCTGATGGTGTCTCTGTGCTGAACAATGAGGAGGCTGTGGGAGATTTGGATTCTTGGGCTGAGACCTCACTTGTCTGTGCTCCTGAGATGTCCTCCACTGTTGTTGTAGAGCTAGACCTTGGTGTAGCTGATAACGTCTCAGTCTCACTTGTGGATGGAGTCTCTTTGGTTTCAGGGGACATAGAAGCTGGTCTCTCAGTACTGTACAGAGATGAAGCAGCTGTGACAGCTGTTTTTGGAGAACCACTTGTGTCAGTTGCAAGTGATGATGTAACAGATGGGGCCATAGTGCTGGAAAATGAGGAGGCAGTGGATGCTGGAAAAAGGGACTCATCAGCTAAATCGGTTGTGCCATCTCCTGAACTCTCAATAAAGATGGTTGAAAGCAGGGATGTTCTGTCAGGTGTTATTGTTGATTCACTGAAGGAAGGACTGGAATGCACTCTTGTGGTTTCACCACTTGTACTCTTCTCACTTTCCTCTGAAACTGAAGATGATGTTACAGAAGATgttgttgttgcctctgtgctATATGGTGAAGATTTAGCTGTGGCCTGGGAGGTCATGGTGAACATTGTTGAAGCTTGGTCACCTGAAACATCCTCATCTGTTGGACTCACAACAGTGCCAAAAAGGGACTCATCAGCTAAATCGGTTGTGCCATCTCCTGAACTCTCAATAAAGATGGTTGAAAGCAGGGATGTTCTGTCAGGTGTTATTGTTGATCCACTGAAGGAAAGACTGGACTGCATTGTTTTCGTGTCACCACTTGTACTCTTCTCAATATCCTCTGTTATTGATGATGATGTTGCAGAAGACATTGTTGTTGATTCCCTGAAGGAAGTACTGAATTGGGAAGTTGTAGTGAATATTGTCTGGATTTTGCCTGTGTCGTCTTTATCCATGGTGGTCTTCTCCTTTTCCCCCGAGTCTGATGTGTCTGGTTTACTTTCCTTTCCATCTGTgacatgtttttctgttgtctgtGTAGTTACAGTGCTTGCTGTGGTAGATTCAGTAGTTGTttcattctctgttttttcGAAAAGAGGTTCCTCTGTGCTCAGCATTGTCGGGTCTGAAGTCATTCCTTTTGATGTCTCAATAGAGTCTTTGCTAAAATATTCAGTGATTGAGGCCATTgttgatttcaaaatttcaaatgcACTGTGTAATGGAGATACAGTGGTTGCAATTGATGCATAGGAGGGAGATGATGTCTCAGCTCTTTTCCAGTCCTTTGTGGTTGATGGCAATGTGTGTGATGGTAGGCTCGTAAAAATGTCTACTGTTTGAACATCTGACACTTCTTCCTTTGGTGTAGACATTACATCAGTTGCAACTTTCTCTGTAGTTGAAATAGAAGGCAGTCTGCCATCTGTATTCTTTCCTTGATCTGTGACTGTTGTCACTGAAGTTTCAGACAAGGTGAGTGCAATAGATGGGGTTGACTCAGTGCTGGCCTCATCAAAAGCTGGggttgtctttgttttgtctgttgATTCGGGAGCAGCAGAACCACTAGATACTGATGGAACAGTGCTAAAGGCAAATTCTTTTGGGGATTGGgtctctttccttccttccataTACAGAGTGGAGCTCTGTGAGTCACTAGTTGTTACTTTTGGTGTTTTCCCATCCCTGTCATCAGACGAGTGAGTATACACTGTCTGTAACATAGACAGAGTGCTGTCTTCACCAGCTGGAGTGGCAGATGTGCTCTTTGTTTCCCCTGTAGTTTCAGCTTCATCTCTGGCTGTGTAAAGTTTAGTTGAAGAAGTAACAGTGGATTGGTCTTCTGCCAGCTCTTTCTGAGTCACTTCTGACTCACTTTTTACATCAGTGGGAGTACTCCCTGACTCGTTTTCTTCATCTCCTATTGTTGTGGGGATGACAGAAGTAGCACTCCCAGGTTTTGTTGTTTGGGTTTCTTTGGGAGCTTTAGTAACCTGTGGCTCTGCTGGTGTAACTGTAGGAACAAATTTAGTAAAGGTAGCTGTAGTATCACTCGTCTCCTCTA
The Cheilinus undulatus linkage group 5, ASM1832078v1, whole genome shotgun sequence DNA segment above includes these coding regions:
- the LOC121509564 gene encoding mucin-22-like, with the translated sequence MPVKGDDRTVIGETESPLVTPFSGTPVFGTVMSPTDEDVSGDQASTMFTMTSQATAPSSPYSTEATTTSSVTSSSVSEESEKSTSGETTRVQSSPSFSESTITPDGTSLLSTTFIESSGDGTTDFTDESLIPATTASSFSSTVSPHVTSSLATDTSGSTKTFVTAASSLYSTERPTSMSPDSDQTRSTSETETLSATPSSSSTTTEEDISGAQTSEVSVQETKSSTASSLFSTETPSAMPVTGDDKPVTGGTESSSVTPFSGTPVVGTVVSPTDEDVSGDQASTMFTMTSQATATSSPYSTVATTTISSVTLSSVSEESETSTSGETTTVQSSPSFSESTITPDGTSLLSTTFIESSGDGTTDFTDESLIPATTASSFSSTVSPHVTSFLETDTSDSPKPAVTAASSLYSTERPTSMSPEIKETPSTSETETLSASPRSRSTTEEEDSSGAQTSKVSAQETKSPAASSLFSTETPSAMPVTGDDKPVTGGTESSSVTPFQRHQWLAL
- the LOC121509562 gene encoding mucin-22-like is translated as FVTAASSLYSTERPTSMSPDSDQTPSTSETETLSATPSSSSTTTEEDISGAQTSEVSVQETKSSTASSLFSTETPSAMPVTGDDKPVTGGTESSSVTPFSGTPVVGTVVSPTDEDVSGDQASTMFTMTSQATATSSPYSTVATTTISSVTLSSVSEESETSTSGETTTVQSSPSFSESTITPDGTSLLSTTFIESSGDGTTDFTDESLIPATTASSFSSTVSPHVTSFLETDTSDSPKPAVTAASSLYSTERPTSMSPEIKETPSTSETETLTASPRSSSTTEEEDSSGAQTSKVSAQETKSPAASSLFSTETPSAMPVTGDDKTVTGGTESSSVTPFSETPVVGTVVSSTDEDVSGDQALTMFTMTSQATATSSPYSTEATTTSSVTSSSVSQESEKSTSGETTTVQSSPSFSESTVAPDGTSLLSTTFVESSGDGTTNFTDDSHLSATTASSFSSTVSPHVTSSLATDTSGSTKTFVTAASSLYSTERPTSMSPDSDQTRSTSETETLSATPSSSSTTTEEDISGAQTSEVSVQETKSPTASSLFSTETPSAMPVTGDDRTVIGETESPSVTPFSGTPVFGTVMSPTDEDVSGDQASTMFTMTSQATAPSSPYSTEATTTSSVTSSSVSEESEKSTSGETTRVQSSPSFSESTITPDGTSLLSTTFIESSGDGTTDFTDESLIPATTASSFSSTVSPHLYNNRGGHLRSADK
- the LOC121509565 gene encoding flocculation protein FLO11-like — translated: MLSASPMSSSTTTVEDISGAQTSEVSAQETESPTAPSLFSTETPSAMPVTGDDRTVTGGTEHPSVTPFSGTPVVGTVVSPTDEDVSGDQASTMFTMTSQATATSLPYSTEATTTSSVTSSSVSEESEKSTSGETTRVHSSPSFSESTITPDGTALLSTIFIESSGDGTTDFTDDSHLSASTASSFSSTGSLSVTSSLATDTRGSPKTAVTAASSLYSTERPTSMSPDTDQTPSTSETETLSASPRSSSTTVKEDSSGAQTSEVSAQETESPTAPSLFSTETPSAMPVTGDDRTVTGGTEHPSVTPFSGTPVVGTVVSPTDEDVSGDQASTMFTMTSQATAPSSPYSTEATTTISSVPLTSVSEESERSTSGETTTVQSSPSFSESTITPDGTPLLSTTFIESSGDGTTDFTDESLIPATTASSFSSTVSPHVTSSLATDTSGSTKTFVTAASSLYSTERPTSMSPDSDQTRSTSETETLSATPSSSSTTTEEDISGAQTSEVSVQETKSPTASSLFSTETPSAMPVKGDDRTVIGETESPLVTPFSGTPVFGTVMSPTDEDVSGDQASTMFTMTSQATAPSSPYSTEATTTSSVTSSSVSEESEKSTSGETTRVQSSPSFSESTITPDGTPLLSTTFIESSGDGTTDFTDESLIPATTASSFSSTVSPHVTSSLATDTSGSPQNSCHSCFISVQY